One window of the Populus nigra chromosome 4, ddPopNigr1.1, whole genome shotgun sequence genome contains the following:
- the LOC133691881 gene encoding protein S-acyltransferase 18-like produces the protein MISMATRRHGWQRPLHPLQMIGMAVYSFLVVTFYTFLGLFLGNRIAEITVTAIFTFVAVPVMFLFVRCTAIDPTDKTRFRKKKRAKSDGFPKLNYWLILNQIIMRFFRRMERKILKTFIRRKYLDPLKANAQMEPLLPFPLVMKDDAVSPDPKDVDISYCSLCDFEVKKRSKHCRACNRCVEGFDHHCRWLNNCVGKRNYTTFILLMIFVLLMLIIEGGTAIAIFIRCFTDKKGIERELERRLHVEFPRGVLATISVLLVLMTAYSSAAMGQLFFFHVVLIRKGMRTYDYILAMKEVNESMELDPLEDSDLSSDSDFDSPEKSTIVSRFCGHRENENPASLSIKIDRGDPESSNLTKKQSFRASINPWKLIKLSREKAVLAAEKARERIMKQKPVEQSNSLRPLPSETKCGPLMNQNKNVINVESGSTPLISKGRVPVSLGSLSSPRRRFSGSQSMFSGYIPSPKNKYSSSFDLKLTEVSRELETYISKQVLCSVMKKDAQEASPK, from the exons atgatatCCATGGCCACGAGGCGCCATGGTTGGCAACGCCCTCTCCACCCTTTACAG ATGATAGGAATGGCAGTTTACAGTTTTCTGGTTGTGACCTTCTATACATTCCTTGGACTTTTCCTTGGAAACAGAATTGCTGAAATTACAGTCACTGCAATCTTTACTTTTGTG GCAGTTCCAGTTATGTTCCTGTTTGTTAGGTGTACTGCCATTGATCCGACTGATAAGACCAGGTttaggaagaagaaaagagctAAATCAGATGGGTTTCCAAAGTTAAATTATTGGTTGATATTGAATCAAATAATCATGAGGTTTTTTAGAAGGATGGAAAGAAAGATCCTTAAAACCTTTATAAGGAGAAAGTATTTGGACCCATTGAAGGCCAATGCTCAAATGGAGCCATTGCTTCCATTTCCACTTGTCATGAAGGACGATGCAGTTTCACCTGACCCAAAAGATGTTGACATCTCTTATTGCTCGCTATGTGATTTTGAG GTAAAGAAGCGAAGTAAGCACTGTAGAGCCTGTAACAGGTGTGTTGAAGGGTTTGATCACCATTGCAGG TGGTTAAACAATTGTGTTGGCAAGAGGAATTACACAACTTTCATTCTTCTAATGATATTTGTCTTGTTAATG TTAATCATAGAAGGAGGAACTGCCATTGCCATATTTATAAGGTGCTTTACTGATAAGAAAGGAATAGAAAGGGAGCTGGAGAGGAGGCTACATGTGGAGTTCCCAAGAGGGGTTCTTGCCACAATATCA GTTTTGTTGGTTTTAATGACAGCTTATAGTTCAGCAGCCATGggacaacttttcttttttcatgtggTTCTCATACGCAAG GGAATGAGAACATATGATTATATCCTGGCCATGAAAGAGGTAAACGAATCAATGGAACTAGATCCATTGGAAGATTCAGATCTCTCTTCAGACTCGGATTTTGACTCTcctgaaaaatcaacaattgtTTCACGGTTTTGTGGCCATAGAGAAAATGAG aacCCTGCAAGTCTGTCAATAAAAATTGATAGGGGGGATCCTGAGTCTTCCAACTTAACCAAGAAACAAAGCTTTCGTGCAAGCATCAATCCATGGAAACTAATCAAGTTGAGCAGAGAGAAAGCTGTGCTAGCAGCTGAGAAGGCCAGAGAAAGGATTATGAAACAGAAACCAGTCGAGCAATCAAATTCATTAAGGCCCCTACCATCGGAGACTAAATGTGGACCATTGATGAACCAAAACAAGAATGTGATCAATGTGGAATCAGGTTCAACACCACTTATTTCCAAAGGGAGGGTTCCAGTGTCACTTGGAAGCCTCTCAAGTCCAAGAAGGCGTTTTTCTGGCTCCCAAAGCATGTTTTCTGGCTACATACCTTCGCCAAAGAATAAATACAGTAGCAGTTTTGATTTGAAGTTGACAGAAGTTTCCAGGGAGCTCGAAACCTATATTTCGAAGCAGGTTTTGTGTTCTGTAATGAAAAAAGATGCCCAAGAGGCTTCCCCAAAATAA
- the LOC133691882 gene encoding probable polygalacturonase isoform X2: MRRSFTLVNVLLLLALFGDAPWAIKCSLLCEQGNLAVIRPHSVTITEFGAVGDGVTLNTKAFQNAIFYLNSFADKGGAKLFVPTGRWLTGSFDLISHLTLWLDKDAVILGSTNSDDWPVIDPLPSYGRGRELPGRRHKSLIYGRNLTDVIITGDNGTIDGQGSIWWDWFRNQTLNYTRPHLVEFMNTTGQVIVQNVTILAPLDSPNTDGIDPDSSDDVCVEDCFVSTGDDIIAIKSGWDEYGMSYGRPSKNITIRRLVGQTTSAGIAIGSEMSGGVSEVHAENLRFYNSTTGIRIKTSPGRGGYVRNIYISNMSLTDVKTAISFTGRYGEHPDEYYDPTALPLIERITIEDVAGHNVKYAGLLEGIEGDTFLDICLLNINLSVTSKSPWNCSYIQGYSDTVSPEICEPLRERIFPDHYSDCYCLSHHLQSSSNQNRGGAWLSW, encoded by the exons ATGAGGAGATCTTTTACT ctgGTGAATGTGCTGCTGTTACTTGCGTTATTCGGTGATGCTCCATGGGCTATCAAGTGCAGCTTACTTTGCGAACAGGGCAACCTGGCAGTGATTCGACCTCACAGTGTCACTATTACTGAATTTGGAGCAGTTGGAGATGGGGTCACTCTCAACACAAAGGCATTCCAGAATGCCATCTTCTATCTCAATTCATTTGCTGACAAGGGCGGGGCCAAGCTCTTTGTCCCAACTGGCCGTTGGTTGACAGGAAGCTTTGATCTGATTAGTCATCTGACATTGTGGTTAGATAAGGATGCTGTCATCCTTGGATCAACT AACTCTGATGATTGGCCAGTTATTGATCCACTGCCATCATATGGCCGAGGGAGGGAGTTGCCTGGGAGGAGGCACAAAAGCCTTATTTATGGTCGTAATTTAACGGATGTTATTATAACAG GTGACAATGGAACTATTGATGGCCAAGGCAGCATATGGTGGGACTGGTTCCGAAATCAAACCTTGAACTATACCCGGCCTCATCTGGTTGAATTTATGAACACTACTGG CCAAGTTATTGTTCAGAATGTCACGATCCTTGCTCCTCTTGATTCACCAAACACTGATGGGATTGATCCAG ATTCTTCTGATGATGTTTGTGTTGAGGACTGCTTCGTTAGCACTGGTGATGATATAATTGCCATCAAAAGTGGGTGGGATGAGTATGGCATGTCATATGGTCGTCCTAGCAAAAACATTACCATTCGCAGGCTTGTTGGACAAACTACTAGTGCAGGGATTGCAATTGGAAGTGAGATGTCTGGAGGAGTGTCAGAGGTTCATGCAGAAAATCTCAGGTTCTACAATTCAACTACAGGTATCAGGATAAAAACGTCTCCTGGAAGGGGGGGATATGTGAGGAacatttatatatcaaatatgaGCTTGACTGATGTCAAAACAGCTATAAGTTTCACTGGTCGATATGGAGAGCACCCAGATGAGTATTATGATCCAACGGCTCTCCCTTTAATAGAACGAATAACCATTGAGGATGTTGCGGGACACAATGTTAAATATGCTGGCCTTTTGGAGGGCATAGAAGGGGATACATTTCTTGACATTTGCCTGTTGAACATTAACCTCAGTGTGACCTCGAAGTCTCCATGGAATTGTTCATATATCCAAGGGTATTCTGACACGGTTTCCCCAGAAATTTGTGAGCCTCTCAGGGAGAGAATCTTCCCTGACCATTACTCAGATTGTTACTGTCTATCACATCACTTGCAAAGTTCAAGTAATCAAAACAGAGGTGGTGCTTGGTTGTCTTGGTAA
- the LOC133691882 gene encoding probable polygalacturonase isoform X1, with translation MRRSFTLVNVLLLLALFGDAPWAIKCSLLCEQGNLAVIRPHSVTITEFGAVGDGVTLNTKAFQNAIFYLNSFADKGGAKLFVPTGRWLTGSFDLISHLTLWLDKDAVILGSTNSDDWPVIDPLPSYGRGRELPGRRHKSLIYGRNLTDVIITGDNGTIDGQGSIWWDWFRNQTLNYTRPHLVEFMNTTGLVISNLTFINSPFWTIHPVYCSQVIVQNVTILAPLDSPNTDGIDPDSSDDVCVEDCFVSTGDDIIAIKSGWDEYGMSYGRPSKNITIRRLVGQTTSAGIAIGSEMSGGVSEVHAENLRFYNSTTGIRIKTSPGRGGYVRNIYISNMSLTDVKTAISFTGRYGEHPDEYYDPTALPLIERITIEDVAGHNVKYAGLLEGIEGDTFLDICLLNINLSVTSKSPWNCSYIQGYSDTVSPEICEPLRERIFPDHYSDCYCLSHHLQSSSNQNRGGAWLSW, from the exons ATGAGGAGATCTTTTACT ctgGTGAATGTGCTGCTGTTACTTGCGTTATTCGGTGATGCTCCATGGGCTATCAAGTGCAGCTTACTTTGCGAACAGGGCAACCTGGCAGTGATTCGACCTCACAGTGTCACTATTACTGAATTTGGAGCAGTTGGAGATGGGGTCACTCTCAACACAAAGGCATTCCAGAATGCCATCTTCTATCTCAATTCATTTGCTGACAAGGGCGGGGCCAAGCTCTTTGTCCCAACTGGCCGTTGGTTGACAGGAAGCTTTGATCTGATTAGTCATCTGACATTGTGGTTAGATAAGGATGCTGTCATCCTTGGATCAACT AACTCTGATGATTGGCCAGTTATTGATCCACTGCCATCATATGGCCGAGGGAGGGAGTTGCCTGGGAGGAGGCACAAAAGCCTTATTTATGGTCGTAATTTAACGGATGTTATTATAACAG GTGACAATGGAACTATTGATGGCCAAGGCAGCATATGGTGGGACTGGTTCCGAAATCAAACCTTGAACTATACCCGGCCTCATCTGGTTGAATTTATGAACACTACTGGGTTAGTCATCTCAAACCTGACTTTCATAAATTCACCGTTCTGGACCATCCACCCTGTTTACTGCAG CCAAGTTATTGTTCAGAATGTCACGATCCTTGCTCCTCTTGATTCACCAAACACTGATGGGATTGATCCAG ATTCTTCTGATGATGTTTGTGTTGAGGACTGCTTCGTTAGCACTGGTGATGATATAATTGCCATCAAAAGTGGGTGGGATGAGTATGGCATGTCATATGGTCGTCCTAGCAAAAACATTACCATTCGCAGGCTTGTTGGACAAACTACTAGTGCAGGGATTGCAATTGGAAGTGAGATGTCTGGAGGAGTGTCAGAGGTTCATGCAGAAAATCTCAGGTTCTACAATTCAACTACAGGTATCAGGATAAAAACGTCTCCTGGAAGGGGGGGATATGTGAGGAacatttatatatcaaatatgaGCTTGACTGATGTCAAAACAGCTATAAGTTTCACTGGTCGATATGGAGAGCACCCAGATGAGTATTATGATCCAACGGCTCTCCCTTTAATAGAACGAATAACCATTGAGGATGTTGCGGGACACAATGTTAAATATGCTGGCCTTTTGGAGGGCATAGAAGGGGATACATTTCTTGACATTTGCCTGTTGAACATTAACCTCAGTGTGACCTCGAAGTCTCCATGGAATTGTTCATATATCCAAGGGTATTCTGACACGGTTTCCCCAGAAATTTGTGAGCCTCTCAGGGAGAGAATCTTCCCTGACCATTACTCAGATTGTTACTGTCTATCACATCACTTGCAAAGTTCAAGTAATCAAAACAGAGGTGGTGCTTGGTTGTCTTGGTAA
- the LOC133691174 gene encoding proline--tRNA ligase, cytoplasmic-like — MKMADGKKKEVKKETGLGLTFKKEENFGEWYSEVVVNGEMIEYYDISGCYILRPWSMSIWETMQAFFDVEIKKMKIKNCYFPLFVSSNVLEKEKDHIEGFAPEVAWVTKTGKSDLEVPVAIRPTSETVMYPYFSKWIRGHRDLPLKLNQWCNVVRWEFSNPTPFIRSREFLWQEGHTAFATKQEADEEVLQILELYRRIYEEFLAIPVIKGKKSEMEKFAGGLYTTSVEAFIPNTGRGIQGATSHCLGQNFAKMFEINFENEKGEKGMAWQNSWAYSTRTIGVMVMVHGDDRGLVLPPKVASVQVIVVPVPYKDADTQGIFDACAATVDTLCEAGIRAEADFRENYSPGWKYSHWEMKGVPLRIEIGPKDLANNQVRAVRRDNAAKVDISRDSLMEKVKDMLDDIQQRLFDAAKQKRDACIQVVKTWGEFKEVLSQRKMILAPWCDEEEVERDVKERTRGEMGAAKSLCSPFDQPELPEGTACFASGKPAKKWTYWGRSY; from the exons ATGAAAATGGCTGATGGTAAAAAGAAGGAGGTCAAGAAAGAGACTGGGTTAGGTCTCACTTTCAAAAAGGAAGAGAATTTTGGGGAATGGTATTCAGAG GTGGTTGTGAATGGGGAGATGATTGAATATTATGATATTTCTGGTTGTTATATTCTGAGGCCATGGTCAATGTCAATATGGGAGACTATGCAA GCATTCTTTGATGtggaaattaagaaaatgaaaatcaagaatTGCTACTTCCCTCTTTTTGTATCATCTAATGTTTTGGAAAAGGAGAAGGATCACATTGAGGGCTTTGCTCCAGAG GTTGCTTGGGTGACAAAAACAGGAAAATCTGACTTGGAGGTTCCTGTTGCTATTCGACCAACTAGTGAGACTGTTATGTATCCCTATTTTTCTAAGTGGATCAGGGGACACCGTGACCTGCCTTTGAAACTCAACCAGTGGTGTAATGTTGTTCGATGGGAGTTCAGCAATCCTACACCATTTATCAG GAGCCGTGAGTTCCTTTGGCAGGAAGGACACACTGCTTTCGCAACAAAGCAAGAAGCAGATGAAGAG GTGCTTCAAATATTGGAACTGTACCGACGCATATATGAAGAATTCTTGGCTATTCCTGTTATAAAGGGCAAGAAAAGTGAGATGGAAAAGTTTGCTGGTGGACTTTACACAACTAGTGTTGAg GCATTTATTCCCAACACTGGACGTGGTATCCAAGGTGCAACTTCTCATTGTTTGGGCCAAAATTTTGCAAAGATGTTTGaaataaactttgaaaatgaGAAGGGAGAGAAGGGAATGGCCTGGCAGAACTCTTGGGCCTATAGTACTCGGACG ATTGGAGTTATGGTGATGGTTCATGGAGATGACAGAGGCTTGGTTCTGCCACCTAAAGTGGCATCTGTCCAAGTTATTGTTGTTCCTGTGCCTTACAAAGATGCTGATACTCAAGGAATCTTTGATGCCTGTGCTGCAACTGTGGATACTTTGTGTGAAGCAGGTATTCGTGCTGAGGCTGACTTTAGAGAGAATTACTCACCTGGTTGGAAGTATTCTCATTGGGAAATGAAAGGTGTTCCTCTAAGGATTGAAATAGGGCCCAAAGATTTGGCAAATAATCAG GTACGTGCAGTTCGCCGTGACAATGCAGCAAAAGTGGATATCAGTCGTGACAGTTTGATGGAGAAAGTAAAAGATATGTTGGATGATATTCAACAGAGGTTGTTTGATGCTGCTAAACAAAAGCGAGATGCTTGCATTCAAGTTGTGAAAACTTGGGGTGAATTCAAGGAAGTTCtcagtcaaaggaaaatgatcttagCTCCTTGGTGTGATGAGGAG GAGGTGGAAAGGGACGTGAAAGAACGAACAAGAGGTGAAATGGGAGCAGCCAAGAGTCTTTGTTCCCCATTTGACCAGCCTGAGCTCCCTGAAG gTACCGCATGCTTTGCTTCTGGAAAGCCCGCAAAGAAATGGACCTACTGGGGCAGGAGTTACTAG